From a single Halovulum dunhuangense genomic region:
- a CDS encoding efflux RND transporter periplasmic adaptor subunit has product MNLMKQILLGLVAVVAAVAIWAVYVPAAAPYLERAGIYDLLGMDPPAGDAQAAGGRGFGGGGATQVTVALAQEGRVNARVSAIGDGRAERSVTVRSEATGLIQELAVAPGRYVEAGALIARLNDDAERIALERARLMVADASEDVERLRQLRASGSVPAIQIREAELALRTAELEVEQAEFDLEQRRITAPIAGWFGLLEVEQGDRIGAQDAIGVITDRSRIQIDFRVPERFIGQLSIGMPIEVTPLARPDDVLVGEIVALDNVVDRASRTLRVQGRLDNAQDTLRAGQAFSVALSFPGESLPSVDPLAIQWSGDGSFVWVARDGKAERVPVVIRQRNSDSVLVEAPIAPGDQVIIEGVQTLRPGADIAIVTGASATLAPQAAAPAPRDI; this is encoded by the coding sequence ATGAACCTGATGAAACAGATCCTGCTGGGCCTCGTGGCCGTCGTTGCCGCCGTGGCGATCTGGGCCGTCTACGTCCCCGCGGCCGCGCCGTATCTCGAACGCGCCGGGATCTACGACCTTCTCGGCATGGACCCCCCCGCGGGCGATGCCCAGGCGGCCGGCGGGCGCGGCTTCGGCGGCGGCGGCGCGACCCAGGTCACCGTCGCCCTGGCCCAGGAAGGCCGCGTCAACGCCCGCGTCTCGGCCATCGGCGACGGGCGCGCCGAACGCTCCGTCACCGTCCGCTCCGAGGCGACAGGCCTGATCCAGGAACTCGCCGTCGCCCCCGGCCGCTACGTCGAGGCGGGCGCGCTGATCGCCCGGCTGAACGACGACGCCGAACGCATCGCGCTGGAACGCGCGCGCCTGATGGTCGCCGACGCATCCGAGGATGTCGAACGCCTGCGCCAGCTGCGCGCCTCCGGCTCGGTTCCGGCAATCCAGATCCGCGAGGCGGAACTGGCGCTGCGCACCGCCGAACTGGAAGTCGAGCAGGCGGAATTCGACCTTGAGCAGCGCCGCATCACCGCCCCCATCGCCGGCTGGTTCGGCCTGCTGGAAGTAGAGCAGGGCGACCGCATCGGCGCGCAGGACGCCATCGGCGTGATCACCGACCGCTCGCGCATCCAGATCGACTTCCGCGTGCCCGAACGCTTCATCGGCCAGCTTTCCATCGGCATGCCGATCGAGGTGACGCCGCTCGCCCGCCCCGACGACGTGCTGGTGGGGGAAATCGTCGCCCTCGACAACGTGGTGGACCGCGCCAGCCGCACGCTGCGGGTGCAGGGCCGGCTCGACAATGCCCAGGATACGCTCCGCGCCGGGCAGGCGTTTTCCGTGGCGCTCAGCTTCCCCGGCGAAAGCCTGCCTTCGGTCGATCCGCTGGCGATCCAGTGGTCGGGCGACGGCTCCTTCGTCTGGGTCGCCCGCGACGGCAAGGCAGAGCGCGTGCCGGTGGTGATCCGCCAGCGCAACAGCGACAGCGTGCTGGTCGAGGCGCCCATCGCCCCCGGCGACCAGGTCATCATCGAGGGCGTGCAGACCCTGCGCCCCGGCGCCGACATCGCCATCGTGACCGGCGCTTCCGCCACGCTCGCTCCGCAGGCCGCCGCCCCGGCGCCGCGCGACATCTGA
- the nudC gene encoding NAD(+) diphosphatase gives MQGQGGILFGGGRIDRAAHLREGAAGLMAAPGARSCVFWRGKPLFTGEAAPRLAWLAMEAPILQEAAEAPIFLGLEDGAPRFAHDISAWADPAADEAAMARFIDTSANRHPAMAADQAFLDLRATMALLDPDDAGDAAVAKGIFAWHDTHRHCARCGAPSTVSLAGWRRSCGTCGAHHFPRTDPVVIMLITHGERVLLGRSPAWPEGMYSLLAGFMEPGESIEAAVRREVQEETGIRVGAVGYIASQPWPFPASLMIGCWGVALEERITLDPAELEDAMWLTREEIMAERISPTPRIRPARRGAIAHHLIEEWLAGRIRVPG, from the coding sequence ATGCAGGGACAGGGCGGGATACTATTCGGCGGCGGGCGGATCGACCGGGCGGCGCATCTGCGCGAGGGCGCGGCGGGGCTGATGGCGGCGCCGGGGGCGCGCAGCTGCGTGTTCTGGCGCGGCAAGCCGCTGTTCACGGGCGAGGCGGCGCCGCGCCTGGCGTGGCTGGCGATGGAGGCGCCGATCCTCCAGGAGGCGGCGGAGGCGCCGATCTTCCTGGGGCTGGAGGATGGCGCGCCGCGATTCGCGCATGACATCTCGGCCTGGGCGGATCCGGCGGCGGACGAGGCGGCGATGGCGCGGTTCATCGACACCAGCGCGAACCGGCACCCGGCGATGGCGGCCGACCAGGCGTTCCTGGACCTGCGGGCCACCATGGCGCTGCTGGATCCCGACGATGCGGGCGACGCGGCGGTGGCGAAGGGCATCTTCGCCTGGCACGACACCCACCGGCACTGCGCGCGCTGCGGGGCGCCGTCCACGGTCAGTCTTGCGGGGTGGCGGCGAAGCTGCGGCACCTGCGGCGCGCATCATTTCCCGCGCACGGATCCGGTGGTCATCATGCTGATCACGCATGGCGAGAGGGTGCTGCTGGGCCGCTCGCCGGCCTGGCCCGAGGGAATGTATTCGCTGCTGGCGGGCTTCATGGAGCCGGGCGAGAGCATCGAGGCGGCGGTGCGCCGCGAGGTGCAGGAGGAAACCGGCATCCGGGTGGGCGCGGTCGGCTACATCGCAAGCCAGCCCTGGCCGTTCCCGGCCTCGCTGATGATCGGGTGCTGGGGCGTGGCGCTGGAGGAGCGGATCACGCTGGACCCGGCGGAGCTGGAGGATGCGATGTGGCTGACGCGCGAGGAGATCATGGCCGAGCGGATCAGCCCCACCCCGCGGATCCGGCCCGCGCGCAGGGGCGCGATCGCGCATCACCTGATCGAGGAGTGGCTCGCGGGGCGGATCCGGGTTCCGGGCTGA
- the recR gene encoding recombination mediator RecR, with protein MTEGGKEIERLIELMARLPGLGPRSARRAVLALIKKREMLMDPLARALAEVAATVRECEICGNIGTGPRCAICLDPKRSDTELCVVEDVADLWAMERGRSFRGRYHVLGGVLSALDGVGPDELRIPRLIARVEEGAIAEVILALNATVDGQTTAHYIADQLESLPVELTSLAQGVPVGGELDYLDDGTISAALRARKRL; from the coding sequence ATGACCGAGGGCGGCAAGGAAATCGAACGCCTGATCGAGCTGATGGCGAGGCTTCCGGGCCTTGGCCCCCGCTCGGCCCGCCGGGCCGTCCTCGCGCTGATCAAGAAGCGCGAGATGCTGATGGACCCGCTCGCCCGCGCGCTGGCCGAGGTGGCCGCGACCGTGCGCGAATGCGAGATCTGCGGCAATATCGGCACCGGCCCGCGCTGCGCCATCTGCCTCGATCCCAAACGCTCCGACACCGAACTCTGCGTGGTCGAGGACGTGGCCGATCTCTGGGCGATGGAACGCGGCCGCAGCTTCCGCGGCCGCTATCACGTCCTGGGCGGCGTGCTCTCCGCGCTGGATGGCGTCGGCCCTGACGAACTGCGCATCCCCCGCCTGATCGCCCGCGTGGAAGAGGGCGCCATCGCCGAGGTGATCCTTGCGCTCAACGCCACCGTCGATGGCCAGACCACTGCCCACTACATCGCCGACCAGCTCGAATCCCTGCCGGTGGAACTGACCTCGCTCGCGCAGGGCGTGCCGGTCGGGGGCGAGTTGGACTATCTCGACGATGGCACGATTTCCGCCGCGCTCAGGGCGCGCAAGCGGCTCTGA
- a CDS encoding DMT family transporter, whose translation MTNAATTPATPAAAPQIDNLRGIGWALISVVGASAMSIAVREMSLTIDSRMIVTLRAAATVACFLPMLLFMPSMRRLRFSRPWLHLLRGVLIGGATHLGFYTLAEIPLATATVLFFTAPIFATLIGALFLGERVGPRRWAAVLVGFMGAVVILRPGAGALEPAMLAALASSAMFAVALSLSRAVAQADGTQAAFVSATVVMLVTSLPLSAGVMELPGSPWVWGMLLVVILGGAVRSLADIQSYRIADASVVGPVSYLRLVLMGGAGFLFFAEVPDGYTILGAAIVIAATLYLARREAALRREARAARAASAAG comes from the coding sequence ATGACCAATGCCGCCACCACCCCCGCCACCCCCGCCGCCGCACCGCAGATCGACAATCTGCGCGGCATCGGCTGGGCGCTGATATCTGTCGTGGGGGCAAGCGCCATGTCGATCGCGGTGCGAGAGATGTCGCTGACCATCGACAGCCGGATGATCGTGACCCTGCGCGCGGCGGCCACGGTGGCCTGTTTCCTGCCGATGCTTCTGTTCATGCCGTCGATGCGGCGGCTGCGCTTCTCGCGGCCGTGGCTGCATCTGCTGCGGGGCGTGCTGATCGGGGGCGCGACGCATCTGGGGTTCTACACGCTGGCGGAAATCCCGCTGGCCACCGCGACGGTGCTGTTCTTCACGGCGCCCATCTTCGCCACGCTGATCGGCGCGCTGTTCCTGGGCGAGCGGGTCGGCCCGCGGCGCTGGGCGGCGGTGCTGGTGGGGTTCATGGGCGCGGTGGTGATCCTGCGGCCCGGCGCGGGCGCGCTGGAGCCGGCGATGCTGGCGGCGCTGGCATCGTCCGCGATGTTCGCGGTGGCGCTGTCGCTCAGCCGGGCGGTGGCGCAGGCGGACGGGACGCAGGCGGCCTTCGTCTCGGCCACGGTGGTGATGCTGGTGACGTCGCTGCCGCTGTCGGCGGGGGTGATGGAGCTGCCCGGCAGCCCCTGGGTCTGGGGCATGCTGCTGGTGGTGATCCTGGGCGGGGCGGTGCGCAGCCTTGCGGATATCCAGTCCTATCGCATTGCGGATGCGTCGGTCGTGGGGCCGGTATCCTATCTGCGGCTGGTGCTGATGGGGGGCGCGGGTTTCCTGTTCTTCGCGGAAGTGCCCGACGGCTATACCATCCTGGGCGCGGCCATCGTGATCGCGGCGACGCTGTATCTTGCGCGGCGGGAGGCGGCTTTGCGGCGCGAGGCGCGGGCCGCGCGGGCGGCAAGCGCCGCGGGCTAG
- a CDS encoding YbaB/EbfC family nucleoid-associated protein codes for MLKGLGQLGDMAKLMKQAQEMQAKMAEAQESLGRIVVEGQAGAGLVTASCTAKGELTGLSIDPSIFNPDDKEVAEDLILAAIKDAQMRASEAANREMAKVTEGLDLPPGMKLPF; via the coding sequence ATGCTCAAGGGACTGGGCCAGCTGGGCGACATGGCCAAGCTGATGAAGCAGGCGCAGGAAATGCAGGCGAAGATGGCCGAGGCGCAGGAATCGCTGGGCCGCATCGTGGTCGAGGGGCAGGCCGGCGCCGGTCTCGTCACCGCAAGCTGCACCGCCAAGGGGGAACTCACCGGGCTGTCGATCGACCCGTCGATCTTCAACCCCGACGACAAGGAAGTGGCCGAGGACCTGATCCTCGCCGCGATCAAGGACGCGCAGATGCGCGCCTCCGAAGCCGCCAACCGCGAGATGGCCAAGGTCACCGAGGGGCTCGACCTGCCGCCGGGCATGAAGCTGCCCTTCTGA
- a CDS encoding prephenate dehydratase, with translation MAETNTGGIISYQGEPGAYSHQACLEAVPDMEPMAATTFEGAIDLVRDGTARMAMIPVENSTYGRVADVHQLLPESGLHIVGEHFVRVHINLLGVPGATLGQVTRAESHPVLLGQCRGFLKEHGIARIAGYDTAGAAKHVREAGDPTLAALASPLAGRIYGLETLSSGIEDNKSNTTRFLLMAPQPTTIPSDVPSITTFLFRVRNIPAALYKAMGGFATNGVNMVKLESYMLNGSFTATQFYADIEGHPDDPAVARAMEELRYFTSYLKVLGTYPAALERKQGI, from the coding sequence ATGGCGGAAACGAATACCGGCGGCATCATTTCCTATCAGGGCGAACCGGGGGCCTATTCGCACCAGGCCTGCCTCGAGGCGGTCCCCGACATGGAGCCGATGGCCGCCACCACCTTCGAGGGCGCCATCGACCTGGTCCGCGACGGCACCGCCCGCATGGCGATGATCCCGGTCGAGAACTCCACCTATGGCCGGGTCGCCGACGTCCACCAGCTGCTGCCCGAATCCGGCCTGCACATCGTGGGCGAGCATTTCGTCCGCGTGCACATCAACCTGCTGGGCGTGCCGGGCGCCACGCTCGGCCAGGTGACGCGCGCCGAATCCCACCCGGTCCTGCTGGGCCAGTGCCGCGGCTTCCTGAAGGAACACGGCATCGCCCGCATCGCGGGCTACGACACCGCCGGCGCCGCCAAGCATGTGCGCGAGGCGGGCGACCCCACGCTTGCGGCGCTGGCCTCGCCGCTGGCAGGGCGGATCTACGGCCTCGAGACGCTTTCCTCCGGGATCGAGGACAACAAGTCCAACACCACCCGCTTCCTGCTGATGGCGCCCCAGCCGACCACGATCCCCTCGGACGTGCCCTCGATCACCACGTTCCTGTTCCGCGTCCGCAACATCCCGGCCGCGCTCTACAAGGCGATGGGCGGGTTCGCGACCAACGGCGTCAACATGGTCAAGCTCGAAAGCTACATGCTGAACGGCTCGTTCACCGCGACGCAGTTCTACGCCGACATCGAGGGTCATCCCGACGATCCCGCCGTCGCCCGCGCCATGGAAGAGCTGCGCTACTTCACCTCCTACCTGAAGGTGCTCGGCACCTATCCGGCGGCGCTGGAGCGCAAGCAGGGCATCTGA
- a CDS encoding Hint domain-containing protein, with protein MSHRSHAPAACRAVVLPFAQQPPALAAGTRVLAQDGPVPVEALVPGDMIRTMDSGVQPLRWIGRLPVGRMVQLACGEAGVLRVSPALGMLTRLGPMGMRDEVLVPARSVTPGRRVLAAPEGLGWYALVFEKHEIVWCGGLPCESLHLPRLAQDGGHAALLTEILAALPELEGDVAAYGPPARRVAPRATRARATAAE; from the coding sequence ATGTCCCACCGATCCCATGCCCCCGCGGCCTGCCGCGCCGTCGTATTGCCGTTCGCGCAGCAGCCCCCCGCGCTTGCCGCGGGCACGCGGGTGCTGGCCCAGGACGGTCCCGTTCCGGTCGAGGCGCTGGTGCCCGGCGACATGATCCGCACGATGGACAGCGGCGTGCAGCCGCTGCGCTGGATCGGTCGGCTACCGGTCGGGCGGATGGTGCAGCTTGCCTGCGGCGAGGCGGGCGTGCTGCGCGTCTCGCCCGCGCTGGGGATGCTGACGCGCCTGGGGCCCATGGGAATGCGCGACGAGGTGCTGGTGCCGGCGCGCAGCGTGACGCCGGGCCGGCGCGTGCTGGCGGCGCCGGAGGGGCTGGGCTGGTACGCCCTGGTGTTCGAGAAGCACGAGATCGTCTGGTGCGGCGGCCTGCCCTGCGAAAGCCTGCACCTGCCGCGGCTGGCGCAGGATGGCGGGCATGCCGCGCTGCTGACGGAGATCCTGGCCGCGCTGCCGGAACTGGAGGGCGATGTCGCAGCCTATGGTCCCCCGGCCCGGCGCGTGGCGCCACGCGCCACAAGGGCGCGCGCGACGGCGGCGGAATAG
- a CDS encoding DNA polymerase III subunit gamma/tau, producing MSEPDTAPRQYQVLARKYRPASFSDLIGQEAMVRTLSNAFATNRIAHAFILTGVRGVGKTTTARIVAKGLNCTGADGQGGPTIAPCGQCEACVSIAEGRHVDVLEMDAASRTGVGDIREIIDSVRYRATSARYKVYIIDEVHMLSTSAFNALLKTLEEPPEHVKFLFATTEIRKVPVTVLSRCQRFDLRRIEPEVMIAHLAGIAGKEGVEIEEAALAMIARAAEGSVRDALSLLDQAIAHGQGRVDATQVRAMLGLADRGRVMDLFDMVMRGDAAGALQELSAQYAEGADPVSVLRDLAEVTHWVSLVKITPEAAEDPTVSPAERDRGRAMAADLSLRGLTRMWQMCLKALEEVSTAPSPMMAAEMAIIRMTHVSELPTPGDLVRKLQDAPPLPQAHAPQASAPGAGPRARQAAPPRATHAPAVPGGAAVAQPAPVAASATYPDFDAVVDLIRARRDMRLLVEVENHLRLVHYAPGRIEFQPTGDAPSDLAARLSRQLQAWTDMRWGVSVVSDGGGETIAETRAARRTDMVGQAMRHPMMQAVLASFPGVTDAHVSVHEPVQADPGATQAPIEDPAEEFGEDWDPLDAFD from the coding sequence ATGAGCGAACCCGACACCGCGCCCCGCCAGTATCAGGTGCTTGCCCGCAAATACCGGCCGGCAAGCTTTTCCGACCTGATCGGACAGGAGGCGATGGTCCGCACCCTGTCGAACGCCTTCGCGACCAACCGGATCGCCCATGCCTTCATCCTCACCGGCGTGCGCGGGGTGGGCAAGACCACCACCGCCCGGATCGTCGCCAAGGGGCTGAACTGCACCGGCGCCGACGGCCAGGGCGGCCCCACCATCGCGCCCTGCGGCCAGTGCGAGGCCTGCGTGTCGATCGCCGAGGGGCGCCATGTCGACGTGCTGGAAATGGACGCCGCCTCCCGCACCGGGGTGGGCGACATCCGCGAGATCATCGATTCGGTGCGCTACCGGGCGACGTCCGCCCGCTACAAGGTCTACATCATCGACGAGGTGCACATGCTCAGCACCTCGGCCTTCAACGCGCTGCTCAAGACGCTCGAGGAACCGCCCGAACATGTGAAGTTCCTCTTCGCCACCACCGAGATCCGCAAGGTGCCCGTCACCGTGCTGTCGCGCTGCCAGCGGTTCGACCTGCGCCGGATCGAGCCCGAGGTGATGATCGCGCATCTCGCGGGCATCGCCGGCAAGGAAGGGGTGGAGATCGAGGAGGCGGCGCTTGCCATGATCGCCCGCGCCGCCGAAGGCTCGGTGCGCGACGCGCTCAGCCTGCTCGACCAGGCCATCGCCCACGGGCAGGGCCGGGTCGATGCCACCCAGGTGCGCGCGATGCTGGGCCTGGCCGATCGTGGCCGGGTGATGGACCTGTTCGACATGGTGATGCGCGGCGACGCCGCCGGCGCGCTTCAGGAACTCTCGGCCCAGTATGCCGAGGGCGCCGACCCCGTGTCGGTCCTGCGCGACCTGGCCGAGGTCACGCACTGGGTCTCGCTGGTCAAGATCACCCCCGAGGCGGCCGAGGATCCCACCGTCAGCCCGGCCGAGCGGGATCGCGGCCGCGCGATGGCCGCGGACCTGTCGCTGCGCGGGCTGACCCGCATGTGGCAGATGTGCCTGAAGGCGCTGGAGGAAGTGTCCACCGCGCCCAGCCCGATGATGGCGGCGGAAATGGCGATCATCCGCATGACCCATGTCTCGGAACTGCCCACGCCGGGCGACCTGGTCCGCAAGCTCCAGGACGCGCCGCCCCTGCCGCAGGCGCACGCACCGCAAGCCTCCGCCCCCGGCGCAGGCCCGCGCGCCCGACAGGCTGCCCCGCCGCGCGCCACCCATGCCCCGGCTGTCCCCGGTGGCGCGGCCGTGGCGCAGCCCGCGCCCGTCGCCGCCTCGGCGACCTACCCTGATTTCGACGCGGTGGTGGACCTGATCCGCGCCCGCCGCGACATGCGCCTTCTGGTGGAGGTGGAGAACCATCTCCGCCTCGTCCACTACGCCCCCGGCCGGATCGAGTTCCAGCCCACCGGCGATGCGCCATCCGACCTTGCCGCGCGTCTGTCGCGCCAGCTTCAGGCCTGGACCGACATGCGCTGGGGCGTGTCGGTCGTCTCGGACGGCGGCGGCGAGACCATCGCCGAGACCCGCGCCGCGCGGCGCACCGACATGGTCGGCCAGGCCATGCGCCACCCGATGATGCAGGCGGTGCTCGCGTCCTTTCCGGGCGTGACCGACGCCCATGTCAGTGTGCACGAGCCGGTGCAGGCCGATCCGGGCGCGACCCAGGCCCCGATCGAGGATCCGGCCGAGGAATTCGGCGAGGACTGGGACCCGCTCGACGCCTTCGACTGA
- a CDS encoding efflux RND transporter permease subunit, producing the protein MQQTPDAELAGRSGTALFVRRPILAFVLSALIVIAGLASLFGVEVRELPNVDRPVISVTTDFPGASPETVDQEVTSRIEGAVGRVAGVRSISSNSRFGRSRVTLEFAEGADIDVAATDTRDAVARIANSLPDDAETPRIVKADADAQPVVRIAVTSATRSAQDLTRLVQDEVEDRLISIEGVADLQIYGDRTPIFRVDIDQLELASRGLTLADLRNALSDVAYDAPAGDLTGDRQSINVRTTATVASPAAFEDLVIRDDVRVGDVARVTLGPEPNESILRANGETGLGLGIVRQATSNTLSISEGVRATVEDLRRTLPGDVNIFITSDDAVFISGSIDEVLKTLLLAVAIVVVVIFVFLRDIRATMIPALTMPVALIGTLAAIYLVGFSVNILTLLALVLATGMVVDDAIVVLENIVRRRAEGMGPRAAAVLGTRQVFFAVVTTTATLAAVFVPLSFLPGQAGGLFREFGFTLAIAVGLSSVVALTLCPVLASKLLKGADQSSGGGFFGWIGDRLAALYASTLRVALNYPLVIVLVAGLFAATAAMMAGGIRQELTPPEDRAVALLSVSAPQGVSLEYTASKMREIESLVQPLRESGEITNLFSITGTGSNSRGFMVMTLAPWNERARSQQQIVAEINGKLRSVVGVRAFAIQPNSLGIRGAGRGLTFAVTGNDYAQLAEVSERLVERMQQNPDFGQVRLEYETTQPQLFIEIDRTRASDLGIDITGLGDALRAVLDGRSVGTVFVDDTSYDIQMLSTSNPVNDPGDLENVFVQAGDGQMIPMSTFVRLEERAVAPELEREGQNRSVEISAGLTPAMSLGAALAEVQQIADEVLAPQNIVVPLAEAATLDQTSSGLFLTFGFAILVVFLVLSAQFESFISAIVVMATVPLGIACAIFALVLTGLSLNLYSQIGLVMLIGIMAKNGILIVEFANQLRDRGDPIHKAILDASTIRLRPVMMTMISTVLGGVPLILSAGAGAEAREALGWVIVGGLGLATLSTLYLTPVAYLLLARFSQPKAEEERRLVRELDDALKGSGAGA; encoded by the coding sequence ATGCAGCAGACCCCCGACGCGGAACTCGCAGGCCGCTCCGGCACCGCGCTCTTCGTGCGGCGCCCGATCCTCGCCTTCGTGCTGAGCGCGCTCATCGTCATCGCCGGCCTCGCCAGCCTGTTCGGCGTCGAGGTGCGCGAGCTTCCGAACGTGGACCGCCCGGTGATCTCCGTCACCACCGACTTCCCCGGCGCCTCGCCGGAAACCGTGGATCAGGAAGTCACCAGCCGGATCGAGGGCGCCGTCGGCCGCGTCGCGGGCGTGCGCTCGATCTCCTCGAATTCCCGCTTCGGCCGCAGTCGCGTCACGCTCGAATTCGCCGAAGGCGCCGATATCGACGTGGCCGCCACCGACACCCGCGACGCCGTGGCCCGCATCGCCAACAGCCTGCCCGACGACGCCGAGACCCCCCGCATCGTCAAGGCCGACGCCGACGCGCAGCCCGTGGTGCGCATCGCCGTCACCTCTGCCACCCGCAGCGCGCAGGATCTCACCCGGCTGGTCCAGGACGAGGTGGAGGACCGCCTCATCTCCATCGAGGGGGTGGCCGATCTCCAGATCTATGGCGACCGCACGCCGATCTTCCGGGTGGACATCGACCAGCTTGAACTGGCCAGCCGCGGCCTGACGCTCGCGGACCTGCGCAACGCGCTCTCCGACGTGGCCTATGACGCGCCCGCAGGCGACCTGACCGGCGACCGCCAGTCGATCAACGTGCGCACCACCGCCACCGTCGCCTCTCCCGCCGCCTTCGAGGACCTGGTGATCCGCGACGATGTCCGCGTCGGCGACGTCGCCCGCGTCACCCTGGGACCAGAGCCGAACGAGTCGATCCTGCGCGCCAACGGCGAGACGGGCCTCGGCCTCGGCATCGTGCGCCAGGCGACCAGCAACACCCTCTCCATCTCCGAGGGGGTGCGCGCCACGGTCGAGGATCTGCGCCGCACCCTGCCCGGGGACGTCAACATCTTCATCACCTCCGACGACGCGGTGTTCATCAGCGGCTCCATCGACGAGGTGCTCAAGACCCTGCTCCTTGCCGTGGCCATCGTCGTCGTGGTGATCTTCGTGTTCCTGCGCGACATCCGCGCCACCATGATCCCCGCGCTGACCATGCCGGTCGCGCTGATCGGCACGCTGGCCGCCATCTACCTGGTGGGCTTCTCGGTCAACATCCTGACCCTGCTCGCCCTCGTGCTGGCCACCGGCATGGTGGTGGACGACGCCATCGTCGTGCTGGAAAACATCGTCCGCCGCCGCGCGGAAGGAATGGGCCCCCGCGCCGCCGCCGTCCTTGGCACCCGGCAGGTGTTCTTCGCCGTCGTCACCACCACCGCGACGCTGGCCGCCGTCTTCGTGCCGCTCTCCTTCCTGCCCGGCCAGGCCGGCGGGCTCTTCCGCGAATTCGGCTTCACCCTCGCCATCGCCGTGGGCCTGTCCTCGGTCGTGGCGCTCACCCTCTGCCCGGTCCTGGCCAGCAAGCTGCTGAAGGGCGCCGACCAGTCCTCGGGCGGGGGCTTCTTCGGCTGGATCGGCGACCGGCTTGCCGCGCTCTACGCCTCCACGCTGCGGGTGGCGCTGAACTACCCCCTCGTCATCGTGCTGGTCGCGGGCCTCTTCGCCGCCACCGCCGCGATGATGGCGGGCGGCATCCGCCAGGAACTCACCCCGCCCGAGGACCGCGCCGTGGCGCTCCTCAGCGTCTCGGCCCCGCAGGGCGTGTCGCTCGAATACACCGCCTCCAAGATGCGCGAGATCGAGTCGCTGGTGCAGCCGCTCCGCGAAAGCGGAGAGATCACCAACCTCTTCTCCATCACCGGCACCGGCTCGAACAGCCGCGGCTTCATGGTGATGACCCTTGCGCCCTGGAACGAACGCGCCCGCAGCCAGCAACAGATCGTCGCAGAGATCAACGGCAAGCTGCGCAGCGTCGTGGGCGTCCGCGCCTTCGCGATCCAGCCCAACTCGCTGGGCATCCGCGGCGCCGGCCGCGGCCTGACCTTCGCCGTCACCGGCAACGATTACGCCCAGTTGGCCGAGGTGTCCGAACGCCTGGTCGAGCGGATGCAGCAGAACCCCGATTTCGGCCAGGTCCGGCTGGAATACGAAACCACCCAGCCGCAACTCTTCATCGAGATCGACCGCACCCGCGCCTCGGACCTCGGCATCGACATCACCGGGCTGGGCGACGCGCTGCGCGCCGTGCTCGACGGGCGCAGCGTCGGCACCGTCTTCGTGGACGACACCAGCTACGACATCCAGATGCTGTCCACCTCGAACCCGGTGAACGATCCGGGCGACCTGGAAAACGTCTTCGTGCAGGCGGGCGACGGGCAGATGATCCCGATGTCCACCTTCGTCCGGCTGGAAGAACGCGCCGTCGCCCCCGAACTGGAACGCGAGGGGCAGAACCGCTCGGTGGAAATCTCCGCCGGCCTCACCCCCGCCATGTCGCTTGGCGCCGCGCTCGCGGAAGTGCAGCAGATCGCGGACGAGGTGCTTGCGCCCCAGAACATCGTCGTGCCGCTGGCCGAGGCGGCGACCCTCGATCAGACCTCCTCGGGGCTGTTCCTGACCTTCGGCTTTGCCATCCTCGTGGTGTTCCTCGTGCTCTCGGCGCAGTTCGAAAGCTTCATCTCGGCGATCGTGGTCATGGCCACCGTGCCGCTGGGCATCGCCTGCGCGATCTTCGCGCTGGTGCTGACCGGGCTCAGCCTGAACCTCTACAGCCAGATCGGGCTGGTGATGCTCATAGGGATCATGGCCAAGAACGGCATCCTGATCGTGGAATTCGCCAACCAGCTGCGCGACCGCGGCGATCCGATCCACAAGGCGATCCTCGACGCCTCCACCATCCGGCTGCGCCCGGTGATGATGACGATGATCTCGACCGTGCTGGGCGGCGTGCCGCTGATCCTGTCCGCCGGCGCCGGCGCCGAGGCGCGCGAGGCGCTGGGCTGGGTCAT
- a CDS encoding c-type cytochrome → MNTMEITKIVGGLCGSLLVFLLIKTGAESIIHSGGHGEEHANAYVIEVAEAEPAEATDEPVEEVDFASLYAEADAGAGERLFRACAACHRLEDGANAVGPHLYNVVGRDIGAVGDYAYSDAMAGHGDAWTPENLNAFLLAPSDYVPGTKMAYRGMADIEDRANLIAYLESVGG, encoded by the coding sequence ATGAACACGATGGAAATCACCAAGATCGTCGGCGGGCTCTGCGGCAGCCTGCTCGTGTTTCTTCTGATCAAGACCGGCGCGGAGTCGATCATCCATTCGGGCGGCCACGGCGAGGAGCACGCCAACGCCTATGTGATCGAGGTCGCGGAAGCGGAGCCGGCGGAAGCGACCGATGAGCCGGTCGAGGAAGTCGATTTCGCCAGCCTCTACGCCGAGGCGGATGCCGGCGCGGGCGAGCGTCTGTTCCGGGCCTGCGCGGCGTGCCACCGGCTTGAGGATGGCGCCAACGCGGTCGGCCCGCATCTTTACAACGTGGTCGGCCGGGATATCGGCGCGGTCGGCGACTATGCCTATTCGGACGCGATGGCGGGCCATGGCGACGCATGGACGCCCGAGAACCTGAACGCGTTCCTGCTGGCGCCGAGCGACTATGTGCCGGGCACCAAGATGGCCTATCGCGGCATGGCGGACATCGAGGATCGCGCCAACCTGATCGCCTATCTCGAGTCCGTCGGCGGCTGA